One window of the Triticum urartu cultivar G1812 unplaced genomic scaffold, Tu2.1 TuUngrouped_contig_6018, whole genome shotgun sequence genome contains the following:
- the LOC125530032 gene encoding agamous-like MADS-box protein AGL80: MARKKVALRYIRNNSARRNALKKHTKILMKKAGEVAAMPDAKACVVVYGEGMAVPEVFPSHGEAVAILNQFKSMQEAARLKKTMDQESILRERIVQLQEQVQKARREEQDQHTKILLYKALKSGHFPDNIEELTALGSKVDSILKSLSECTTKMSGQPPVDQAQVPYVTNGRGMGPPIMYQAPPQQQEGCLNTMRFERAPTTVIYDGDNTCGYDGNNDVFSRGHMNM, encoded by the coding sequence ATGGCTCGCAAGAAGGTGGCCCTTCGGTACATCCGCAATAACTCGGCGCGGCGCAATGCCTTGAAGAAGCACACTAAGATCCTGATGAAGAAGGCAGGCGAGGTGGCCGCCATGCCCGATGCTAAGGCATGTGTGGTCGTGTATGGCGAGGGCATGGCGGTGCCAGAGGTGTTCCCATCCCATGGCGAGGCAGTGGCTATCCTGAATCAGTTCAAGAGCATGCAAGAGGCGGCGCGGCTAAAGAAGACGATGGACCAAGAGAGCATCCTCCGTGAGCGTATCGTACAGCTCCAAGAGCAGGTCCAGAAGGCTAGGCGCGAGGAGCAGGACCAGCACACCAAGATTCTCCTGTATAAGGCCTTAAAAAGTGGCCACTTCCCAGACAACATCGAGGAGCTCACAGCCCTGGGCTCGAAGGTGGACTCTATCCTCAAGAGCCTGAGTGAATGCACCACAAAAATGAGTGGGCAGCCACCAGTCGACCAAGCCCAGGTACCATACGTCACCAATGGCAGGGGCATGGGGCCTCCAATTATGTATCAGGCACCACCACAGCAACAGGAGGGTTGTCTTAACACTATGAGGTTCGAAAGGGCCCCTACCACCGTGATCTACGATGGTGACAATACTTGTGGCTATGACGGCAACAACGATGTCTTCTCTCGTGGCCACATGAATATGTAA